The genomic region TGCTTTATTTCTCTATTTGTTTATTAACTTCCTTcacttttcttcattttccatatcaaaataaataatattttcacattaaaaatcatgttcacatatcataattcatgttttctaattaaaactaacATGTATTTCAAGAGAAGTTGATAGTTATTACCTCAAACACTTACATTCAAGTCtaatctttattttctctctcctccaaaaCTCCCATGAATGTTCTTCTCATGAAATTAATGTAACTATTATTCCTCTCCATTGATTTCACTCACAAATCATGAAGAAATTTAGGAAAAACTATATTAATTGATTTGTATTTGGTGAAGCACCACGACTGATGGCTTTTATAAGctttttatccttttctttcTCCGTTTTTCTAGACTTCTCTATCATTTTATCTATACaaaaaattttttatgttatttaccATCTTGCCCTTTCCACTTAATTACAATTAAGCCATTAGTTTTTCATAATTatcttttcaattcatttacCATTTTACTCTTTCACTAATTCTATAATACCACCCATGTGTCCTATTTCCTTTTGGTATATTTTCACCTCTAGTCCCTCcttttcatcaatttaatttaatcattcaacACCCAATTTTCTCACATTGTCCCAATACTTtccattaatttaattggttcctaaaaatttatattaatatttatacttttccaAATATCTTCCGCACCTATCttttatatctcataactctttaaatttccaattttcaaatttctcaaaattttgactaatttattgtatttttatcacTCTTCAAGACTCTGAAAGTTTTTGGGGATGTTACAGATACCAAAGACAAGTTATCGATACTTGGTAAatggtattgatactttttggAATTGATTGAAAACAAAATGTCAATTTGGCATCGATTTTAGAAtaggtattgatattttgaaaattatcgATACTCCATACTTTTTGGTATGGAGCAATACTAACTTGTTCTAAAACTCTTTTAACATGATTGAACATGTTTAACTCAATTGAaaccattttaacttgattttatcattttgctaattttgtttaattttaacttttattcaaaaacattttaatttgttatatcaaaacatattatcaaataaaggTAGGTATAACAAAAACCCACAATCCTATTCCTCGATCCTAATTCAATTCGTGGAGGCATTGCCCAATGTAAAACCCCACCAACAAGCACACCATAGCTTCGCCTATGCATTAAATGgtagaaaaaatttgaaacataaACCTAAGATAAGGAGGGAGCTTAGTGATTTTTCTCCAAGAGTCACTTTTATTGAATTGCACCATCCTCACGACCTTGTAATCATTGGtccttttaacgtagtttttcttttaaatttgttttgaatataaaaaaaattcaatttatgtttagatttgattaatgatatatttttttatattgattcgttagatcaaattttattttcaaatttaggttATATTCAAATCGATATTTGATTAAGAATGATTGGTATTCAATTTTGAGTGAAATTCAATTTAGGAATCATGTGAAAGAAATAAGGACTTGGTTTATTTGGTGGATAAAGATTATGTTTCTACAATGAAGAATATgataagagaaaaaataaagggaaaagaaaagaaaataaagaaataaaaattaaattgttcaaaaaataaaagtatagggactagttttaataaatggaaaatatagaaaattacattaaaagaaatggagaagggaagaaaacaaagggagaagcaaaagagaatgaagaataaagaaaaaaaagaaaaggaaagttaaaagaacaaaaggaaaaaaaataaaattgctcaaaatgaaaaaatatagggatcgattgtagaatttaacctaaaatttttgtttgaaatgatggtTTAATGTGTCACATCAGCTTatcgttacaccgttaacgataattaatggctcaatgactaaaatgttacaagaCGATAGCGTGATTAAAGACTTTTTTTACCTaaacaatacaaaaaataaaattaataagtgAAATGACATGCTCATGagattatttaccaaaatggtatgGTTTTATTGGTGTCACCTGTCAAATTGGCagcaaaggactaaaatgtgattATCTAAAGTATTCAGGGACTTGATATgcaaattttccattttgaatGGTTGCTGGAAAAAAAGTGAAAGGGTGCGCCTGACAGTGTGTCAGCACCAAACATTAAATGTGACTAATTGCCTTGTAaaccctccttatttattattttctttttattccccttcaactcccTACATTGTGTATAAACAAGCCattaacctatttttgtagttaaataagaccttaacttatgatttttactcataaaatccctttattttaatattaaagtaaatatattttacctataTTAAAGGgctttttaatatattagcCCTGCTAGACTCTATGTTGTTGAACCTAGCACCTGCATTAGAACAGATGAAAACATAGATGGAAGGCTAATATACTAAAAAGTGCTTAGACTATTATACTTTGTTTAAACAAgcttttatactatttttgtagttaaataggCCCTCAAACTATGATTTTTACCTATGAAAgtcctaaattttaatattaaagtaaaactattttaaaaatataaactaatttgtattttatgttaatgtgaatttgatgaaaatagtttattaaataaaaaataaaattttaaaatttttgagagtGATTATATACAAGACATTCTTAACtactcttttgaaatttttgattactttttagattttatgttgatgttaaagtgtatataattttgttgcatcaacaagaaattaaaataagagcttgaaattcaaaatatatttactttaatattaaataaagggcttttatgaatattaaaatatattcactttttttttagcAGCccctcaaaatgaaaaatttacatataaagtCCTGAATACTTTAGATTATTATATTTCAGTCCGGTGCCGTCAATTTGACAAGCGGCACCCGTAAAACCATatcattttggtaaataatatcATGGCACaccatttcatttattaatttattttttatattatttaggtaaaaaaacctataattaaaatgtaactttttaaacataaataattaaaatgtgacaaataaaaataactatctTAATagtttacataaaatattattaattctcTTTCAGCCTTCTTTATCTCATTATAAAGAAGATGCTTTAGATCTCCGAAAAAGCATAAGCTTATCGACGCTCCATTTCTTCAAATTCCCGAAATTAAAAAGCCGTTCCAATTTCAAATGGCGAATGCCGTCCATCCTAACTCCGGCTTCTGCTCCAAAACGATGACGTTCCATAGCCTCCGACCTCCCGTTCCACTTCCGCCAGAATCGGCTCCTGTTTCACTTACCGACTTCATCTTCTCCCTCCTCAACTCCTCTCCTCCCTCTCCCACCGCCGCCGCTATCATCGACGCTGACACGCGCCGCCGGGTCCTGTACCCCGAACTTATCTTTCGCTTAGAAAATCTAGCCTCCTCACTCCGCGCCCAATTCGGCCTCTCCAAAGGCGACTGTGCTCTCGTTTTCTCCCCTAACAATATTTACACTCCGATTCTTTACTTGTCTCTCTTCTCTCTCGGCGTCGTCATCTCTCCCATCAATCCAGCCGCCATGGTTCCCGAGATTCAGCACCAAATCCTGCTTTCAAAGCCGGTAATCGCTTTCGCCTCATCCAATTCAGCTCATAAACTCCCTTTGCTTAAACACGGGATCGTTAATATAGACTCGGTTGAATTCGAGTCGTTAATGGAAAATCAACGCGGAAAAAAGGAACGAGCAGGAATCAAAGTTAAGCAATCAGATGTCGCCACGATTCTCTACTCATCCGGTACGACCGGTCCGGTTAAAGGAGTTGCACTGACACACCGTAACTGGACAGCCAATATTGCCGGAGGGATGCGTCCGGTGAGGACGATCCAGACGGTCGGCTATTGTACGGTTCCGTTATTTCACGCTTATGGGATGGCGCTCAGTTTGAGGCTTATGGCGTCGGGGGAGTGCTTGGTGATAACGGGTGGAAATCGGAGATTTGATATGAGAAAAATGTACAGTGTCATCGAAGAGTATAGGGTTAGCCAGCTGGCACTGGCTCCACCTTTGGTTGTAACTATGGCTGGGGATGCTGAGGTAATGGACGGCTATGATTTGAGCTCCCTTGAAGTTGTCATCTGCGGAGGAGCTCATTTGAGTAAAAGTACAATAGAGAGGTTGAAAAATCGATTGCCCAAAGTTCAGCTGGCACAGGTAAAACTTAAACACCTTTTCAATTACTTAATTAGGCTGCTAATCCATTAATCgatgattatattattattatttgaagtCATACGGCCTGACTGAGACAACGGGGCGAGTGTTTGCCACATTGGGTCCGGATGAAACCCGAACAGAGGGTGCGACGGGGAAGCTAATGGCAAATTGTGAAGCCAAAGTGGTGGATCCTGAAACCGGTGCTGCTTTACCTCCTATGAAACCAGGGGAGCTTTGGGTTAGAGGGGATTTAGTAATGAAGGGTAATGATGAATTTGGTTACATTGATATCAAATACTTACTCTAGTGTCTTCAATTCCTTGGTTAATTTACAAGTTTGATTTGTGGTTAAGGTTACGTTGATGATGAAGAGGCGACTGCTGCTGTTTTGGGTCGGGAGGGATGGTTAAGAACGGGCGATCTTTGCTATATAAATAATCAAGGCTATCTGTTTTTTGTTGATAGGATCAAGGAGTTGATCAAATACAAAGGCTACCAGGTTGGTTTCTCGAGCTTTCCATAATTATGGCAAATAAGCTGATTGTAAGAACCATTTATATCACTTCACgttgtatttttctttaaaatcagGTTACACATcatcttttttaaaaagataatgGTAATGAATTGGGCATTGATGGAACAGGTTGCCCCAGCTGAATTGGAGCATTTGCTTAATGGTCATCCAGATGTCGTGGAGGCTGCTGTTGTTCCGTATGTGACTTCCACTATTTTTGTTTCCACTGGTTGCCATAATGATTCTTTTATcctccaattttataaaaaaaatttattttagtgttttattttatttttcctacactatatattaaatcatacaaaatggatgaaaagtaaatgtttactaattttattgatgttacCACACGTGATTCTCATATTAacaattaatgatttttaaaaattttaaagttattaaaatataaatttttatattttttaataatttaaaatttaaaataattttgtattttttgaatttttctttgaattttaaaaatttaattaattg from Gossypium raimondii isolate GPD5lz chromosome 1, ASM2569854v1, whole genome shotgun sequence harbors:
- the LOC105785855 gene encoding 4-coumarate--CoA ligase-like 9, with the translated sequence MANAVHPNSGFCSKTMTFHSLRPPVPLPPESAPVSLTDFIFSLLNSSPPSPTAAAIIDADTRRRVLYPELIFRLENLASSLRAQFGLSKGDCALVFSPNNIYTPILYLSLFSLGVVISPINPAAMVPEIQHQILLSKPVIAFASSNSAHKLPLLKHGIVNIDSVEFESLMENQRGKKERAGIKVKQSDVATILYSSGTTGPVKGVALTHRNWTANIAGGMRPVRTIQTVGYCTVPLFHAYGMALSLRLMASGECLVITGGNRRFDMRKMYSVIEEYRVSQLALAPPLVVTMAGDAEVMDGYDLSSLEVVICGGAHLSKSTIERLKNRLPKVQLAQSYGLTETTGRVFATLGPDETRTEGATGKLMANCEAKVVDPETGAALPPMKPGELWVRGDLVMKGYVDDEEATAAVLGREGWLRTGDLCYINNQGYLFFVDRIKELIKYKGYQVAPAELEHLLNGHPDVVEAAVVPYPDEEAGQVPVAFVVRQPGSNIVGSEIKDFVAKQVSHYKRIRRVIFIDSLPRNASGKVLRKELVIKLSTPTSKL